A region of Parabacteroides pacaensis DNA encodes the following proteins:
- a CDS encoding epoxyqueuosine reductase QueH: MLQLQVPNGERKVLLHSCCAPCSSAIIECLLENQVRPTVFYYNPNIFPKEEYEIRKSEAIRYVQALGLDFVDGDYNHIQWQAEIKGMEQEPERGKRCLQCFSFRLLATARYASIHGFTVFTTTLASSRWKSLDQIFTAGRIAARSYPNLTFWEQNWRKGGLSERRNQLLKEYNFYNQLYCGCEYSRR; this comes from the coding sequence ATGTTGCAGTTACAAGTTCCAAACGGGGAAAGAAAAGTGTTGTTGCATTCGTGTTGTGCTCCGTGTTCGTCTGCCATTATCGAATGTTTGTTGGAAAATCAGGTTCGTCCTACTGTCTTTTATTATAATCCGAATATTTTTCCCAAGGAAGAATATGAAATCCGGAAGTCCGAAGCCATTCGGTATGTGCAGGCTTTAGGACTGGATTTTGTAGACGGAGATTATAATCATATCCAATGGCAAGCAGAAATAAAAGGCATGGAACAGGAACCCGAACGCGGCAAACGTTGTCTGCAATGTTTCTCTTTCCGTTTGTTGGCAACCGCCCGTTATGCCTCCATTCACGGCTTCACCGTATTTACTACTACCTTAGCTTCCTCCCGCTGGAAAAGCCTCGACCAGATATTTACCGCCGGACGCATAGCTGCCCGATCCTACCCTAACCTTACTTTCTGGGAACAAAACTGGCGCAAAGGCGGGTTAAGCGAACGCCGCAATCAACTCCTTAAGGAATATAACTTTTATAATCAACTCTATTGCGGATGCGAATATAGCCGGCGATAA
- a CDS encoding helix-turn-helix domain-containing protein, producing MAKIQNETAYKAAMERIEELLPLVDDDTPLTDKNLIELDLLSSLVEEYEEEYYPIKSPSLVDVIKLRMYEMGLNQVKLSELLEVSPSRISDYLTGRCEPTLKVAREISRKLNIDADIVLGI from the coding sequence ATGGCAAAGATTCAAAATGAAACAGCTTATAAGGCTGCAATGGAAAGAATAGAAGAACTTCTACCATTGGTAGATGACGATACTCCCTTAACAGACAAAAATCTGATAGAGTTGGATTTATTGTCTAGTCTGGTGGAAGAATATGAAGAGGAATATTATCCGATAAAATCACCTTCATTAGTTGATGTGATAAAACTTCGAATGTACGAAATGGGATTAAACCAAGTAAAGTTATCCGAGTTGCTCGAAGTTAGTCCTTCACGTATTAGTGACTATCTTACGGGAAGATGTGAACCGACTCTTAAAGTAGCTCGCGAAATAAGTCGGAAGCTAAATATTGATGCAGATATAGTATTGGGGATATAG
- a CDS encoding nucleotidyltransferase family protein, translated as MKLMKLIEKNIRKIIDLCKKHKVHKLFVFGSILTDHFDDNSDVDLVVDFNKAEVSDYFDNYFDFKYSLEELLGREIDLLEEQTIKNPYLKKNVDATKTLIYG; from the coding sequence ATAAAACTTATGAAGCTGATTGAGAAGAATATCCGGAAAATTATCGACCTATGCAAAAAGCATAAGGTTCATAAGTTATTTGTATTTGGTTCTATACTTACTGATCATTTTGATGATAACAGTGATGTTGATTTAGTAGTAGATTTCAATAAGGCAGAAGTAAGCGACTATTTTGATAACTACTTTGATTTCAAATACTCTCTGGAAGAATTATTAGGTAGGGAAATAGATTTATTGGAAGAACAAACGATTAAAAATCCATATTTGAAAAAAAATGTGGATGCTACTAAAACTTTGATCTATGGATGA
- a CDS encoding HepT-like ribonuclease domain-containing protein: MDDLTKKHLLDILIAIEEIESFFDNKPKLYDDFYSNLCLRRAVERNIEIIGEAMNRILKTKQEIAITNSRKIVDARNYIIHGYDSLSVDILWSMIMNHLPRLKKEVVTLLDS, encoded by the coding sequence ATGGATGATTTAACAAAGAAACATTTGCTGGATATTCTTATTGCTATTGAAGAAATTGAAAGTTTTTTCGACAATAAGCCAAAACTATATGATGATTTTTATAGTAACCTTTGCCTTAGACGTGCTGTAGAAAGAAACATCGAAATTATAGGAGAAGCCATGAACAGGATATTAAAAACAAAGCAAGAGATCGCTATTACAAATTCTCGTAAAATAGTAGATGCAAGAAATTACATTATACATGGTTACGATAGTTTATCGGTAGATATACTCTGGAGCATGATTATGAATCATTTACCCCGGCTAAAGAAGGAAGTGGTTACATTACTCGATTCATAA
- a CDS encoding NPCBM/NEW2 domain-containing protein, with protein MKNVLTSLILVFVCFACGSRQTIYLSDMDISKMSSGWGTPKADSSITGKPLSIAGARFLRGVGTHAGSEMRLAHDRSAGTFKAMVGVDDHASQSRNVEFYVFTDKGVAFESGVMKKGDPAKQVAVDLKGVSELFLVVSSSTDGQDHDHADWADAYFTVQRPLTALLPEKESTYILTPEAPAEPRMNGAKVYGVTPGKPFLFKIAATGNKPMKYLAKGLPEGLHLDEKTGIITGVSPRKGEYKVGLTIANSSGECEDTLKIVSGEHLALTPPMGWNSWYIHMLHVTQKDMEEAAKAMVNTGLADYGYSFVNIDDGWNIRVNSEDNRRGGPVRNPDGSLRCNADFPDMKAFTDLAHSLGLKAGIYISPGTATCGGYAGSLHHEKQDARQFAGWGFDFLKYDWCSYGGDVKDDGKDNLYFKRPYMLMGELLKEQSRDVVFNLCQYGMDNVWEWGREVGGHCWRTKGDIGGPNLVDNMFSMGFFQGSIKEYSGPGGWNDPDYLLFGDIYDFEKGGHKKSDLSPSEQYTCMTLWCMLSAPLIFSGDITTLDKFTLNLLCNPELIAINQDEAGKSGYCIFNRALVEIWEKPLANGEWAVAVFNRRPLDSEITIDWEKLGYGSATEIRNLWEQRDVTDMQSISKLKMKRHGCMAFRMSNKNN; from the coding sequence ATGAAAAATGTTTTAACCAGTCTTATTCTTGTGTTTGTATGTTTTGCCTGTGGGTCTAGACAAACCATTTATCTGTCGGACATGGACATAAGTAAGATGTCGTCCGGATGGGGAACCCCTAAGGCGGACTCTTCTATAACAGGCAAACCTTTGTCGATTGCCGGAGCCCGGTTCCTTCGTGGAGTAGGGACGCATGCCGGCAGTGAAATGCGCTTGGCGCATGATCGGTCGGCAGGAACGTTTAAAGCGATGGTGGGGGTAGACGATCATGCTTCCCAATCGAGGAACGTGGAATTTTATGTTTTTACCGACAAAGGGGTCGCTTTTGAAAGCGGAGTAATGAAAAAAGGCGATCCGGCTAAGCAGGTTGCTGTGGATTTGAAAGGGGTCAGTGAATTATTTCTCGTGGTATCTTCTTCTACCGACGGGCAAGACCATGACCATGCGGATTGGGCGGATGCTTATTTCACAGTACAACGCCCTTTGACAGCTCTTTTACCGGAAAAAGAAAGTACTTATATTTTAACGCCTGAGGCCCCTGCAGAGCCTCGAATGAATGGAGCCAAAGTGTATGGGGTGACTCCCGGAAAACCGTTTTTATTCAAGATTGCAGCAACAGGAAATAAACCTATGAAGTATCTGGCTAAAGGGCTTCCCGAAGGTCTGCATTTAGATGAAAAGACCGGAATTATAACAGGAGTTTCTCCCCGGAAAGGAGAATATAAAGTCGGGCTGACCATTGCAAACTCCTCAGGAGAATGCGAGGATACTTTAAAGATCGTTTCAGGAGAACATTTAGCGTTAACCCCGCCAATGGGGTGGAATAGTTGGTATATCCACATGTTGCACGTCACTCAAAAAGATATGGAAGAGGCGGCAAAAGCCATGGTAAATACCGGTTTGGCCGATTACGGATATAGCTTTGTAAATATAGACGACGGTTGGAATATCCGGGTAAATAGTGAGGATAACCGCAGAGGAGGCCCGGTACGGAATCCTGACGGAAGCTTGCGTTGCAATGCTGATTTTCCCGATATGAAAGCTTTTACGGATTTGGCTCATTCCCTGGGGCTAAAAGCAGGCATTTATATTTCACCGGGTACGGCTACGTGCGGAGGATATGCCGGATCTTTACATCATGAAAAACAAGATGCCAGGCAGTTTGCCGGGTGGGGATTCGATTTCCTGAAATACGACTGGTGTTCTTATGGAGGTGACGTAAAAGATGACGGGAAGGATAACCTGTATTTCAAACGTCCCTATATGTTGATGGGAGAACTGCTGAAAGAGCAATCGCGCGACGTAGTGTTTAACCTCTGCCAATACGGAATGGATAATGTTTGGGAATGGGGACGGGAAGTGGGTGGACATTGCTGGAGAACAAAAGGGGATATCGGCGGTCCGAATTTGGTAGATAACATGTTTAGTATGGGTTTCTTCCAAGGCTCTATAAAAGAATATTCAGGGCCGGGAGGATGGAATGACCCGGATTACTTGTTATTCGGCGATATCTATGACTTTGAAAAAGGAGGGCACAAGAAAAGCGATCTGTCTCCCAGTGAACAATATACTTGCATGACGCTTTGGTGTATGCTTTCCGCTCCATTGATATTTAGCGGAGATATAACTACGTTGGATAAATTCACGCTTAATTTGTTATGTAATCCGGAATTAATTGCGATTAATCAAGACGAAGCGGGGAAATCGGGTTACTGCATCTTTAATCGAGCTTTGGTTGAAATATGGGAGAAGCCTTTAGCAAACGGGGAATGGGCTGTTGCAGTCTTTAACCGCCGTCCTCTCGATTCCGAAATAACAATTGATTGGGAGAAATTAGGATACGGTAGTGCCACTGAAATAAGGAATTTATGGGAACAGCGGGATGTTACCGACATGCAATCTATTTCGAAGTTAAAAATGAAACGTCATGGTTGCATGGCTTTTAGAATGAGCAATAAAAATAACTAG
- a CDS encoding type II toxin-antitoxin system HigB family toxin produces the protein MRIIAKNKIIEYYTKNPDAETALEDWYQKTKKADWACFADMKKTFNSVDNVGNQHYVFNIRGNNYRLIVVIKFTIKMVLIRFIGTHAEYNIVDAKNV, from the coding sequence ATGAGAATAATAGCCAAAAACAAAATCATTGAATATTATACTAAAAATCCTGATGCTGAAACAGCACTCGAAGATTGGTATCAGAAAACGAAGAAAGCGGACTGGGCTTGCTTCGCTGATATGAAGAAAACATTCAATAGTGTGGATAATGTAGGCAACCAGCATTATGTATTTAATATCAGAGGGAATAATTACCGGCTGATTGTGGTTATTAAGTTCACTATAAAAATGGTGTTGATTCGATTTATCGGTACTCATGCCGAATATAATATTGTTGATGCTAAAAACGTATAG